The following is a genomic window from Phycisphaerae bacterium.
CTCCTACCGGTTGCGGGTAATCCCGGGCCGGTTCAGTGAACCGATAGAGACGGACGCGAGACCGTCGAAGGCAGGCGACGACGAGGGAAGTGAACGTGGCAGAAAACGAGACAAAAGCAGTGGAAACAACCGAACCAGCATCGGCGACGATCCCCGCCCCCGACGCCAAGAAGCACTACTTCTGGGGAACCGGCCGTCGCAAAACGTCGATCGCCCGCGTCCGCATCAAGCCCGGCACCGGCAAGTTCGAGATCAACAAGCGTCCCATCGATAAGTACTTCGCGGAAGAGCGCGATCGCAGCGATATCGTCGCCCCCCTGAAGGCCACCGAAACACTCAGCAAAGTCGATGTGTTCGTCAACGTCAAGGGCGGCGGCCCGAGCGGCCAGGCCGGGGCCATTGTCCTGGG
Proteins encoded in this region:
- the rpsI gene encoding 30S ribosomal protein S9, whose amino-acid sequence is MPAPDAKKHYFWGTGRRKTSIARVRIKPGTGKFEINKRPIDKYFAEERDRSDIVAPLKATETLSKVDVFVNVKGGGPSGQAGAIVLGVARALKKANAEYDDVLRDGGYLTRDSRMVERKKYGRAGARRSFQFSKR